Proteins from a genomic interval of Niabella soli DSM 19437:
- a CDS encoding type VI secretion system Vgr family protein, whose product MAQLTQPVFSINGKSLAQFTSFSLHQSIFDHHQFTLVCPAQSVDGNSGIFTSSKEMIGATFGARISGVGAGGTVLFNGVVTGVETARFTGHHGDVIITGYSPTIVLDSGPHCKSWEKKAVKNIAQDVLKFFPQNLLEPKVQPQYGETLAYTVQYKETAWQFLQRLTSTYGEWLFWDGRNLIVGQPGNGKSTPLAYGSNLSKFNISLQARPTQMQMMAWDYMNSQLYTSQPSNVAQKAGLNPWGEQVYKAGQAVYGTQPKIWNNQFLTNKKQQDDIINMRSAMESSRMVNFSGQSGHPGVAVGSKIEVKGNNVFSSQNEGYGDYLVIAVHHFVDAQGQYENEFSAVPASIKVPPIAQYREPNCETQSAIVTDNNDFNGLGRVRVKFHWMNGAEKSPWIRVTTPHAGGGKGMFLIPEVGEEVIVGFEGDSATKPYVVGAVYHSQAKNSFGNAGNDVKALQSRSGNKMILNDQDGSVLMQDKNGTSMTMDGAGKMAHQSSQEISLTCGQSSIVLKQDGTILINGKDITTTATNNIASTATNNISHDAINIGLTATSNFSGTAQTVNMTGVQMMQLLAAALTAHGASESNFTGGKVNMSSEAGDVNVSSSSLLKLNA is encoded by the coding sequence ATGGCACAACTCACGCAACCTGTATTTAGTATCAATGGCAAATCTTTAGCCCAATTTACCTCCTTCTCCTTACATCAAAGCATTTTCGATCATCATCAGTTCACCCTTGTTTGCCCCGCACAATCAGTGGATGGCAACAGCGGTATTTTCACTTCCTCAAAAGAGATGATCGGAGCAACTTTTGGCGCGCGGATCTCCGGTGTGGGCGCCGGGGGAACCGTTTTATTTAATGGGGTAGTCACCGGCGTTGAAACGGCCCGTTTTACCGGGCATCACGGAGATGTAATTATTACCGGTTACAGTCCTACTATTGTTTTGGACAGCGGGCCGCACTGCAAAAGCTGGGAAAAAAAAGCCGTGAAGAATATTGCGCAGGATGTGCTGAAATTCTTTCCCCAGAACCTGCTGGAGCCCAAAGTGCAGCCCCAATACGGCGAAACACTGGCTTACACCGTTCAGTATAAAGAAACGGCCTGGCAATTTTTACAGCGACTGACCTCCACTTACGGCGAGTGGTTGTTTTGGGACGGCAGGAACCTTATTGTGGGGCAGCCCGGCAATGGGAAAAGCACCCCGCTTGCGTATGGCAGCAATCTCAGCAAGTTCAATATTTCCTTGCAGGCGCGGCCTACGCAAATGCAGATGATGGCCTGGGATTATATGAACAGCCAACTGTACACGAGCCAGCCCAGCAACGTGGCCCAAAAAGCCGGCTTAAACCCCTGGGGAGAGCAGGTCTACAAAGCAGGTCAGGCCGTTTATGGAACACAACCCAAGATCTGGAACAACCAGTTCCTGACCAATAAAAAACAGCAGGATGACATTATCAATATGCGCAGCGCGATGGAAAGCAGCCGCATGGTAAATTTCAGTGGGCAAAGCGGGCACCCGGGTGTTGCTGTAGGCAGTAAAATAGAAGTAAAAGGAAATAATGTTTTCAGCAGCCAGAACGAGGGTTATGGCGATTATTTGGTTATAGCTGTCCATCATTTTGTTGATGCACAGGGGCAGTATGAAAATGAATTTTCGGCCGTCCCTGCCAGCATCAAAGTGCCACCGATTGCCCAATACAGAGAACCCAATTGCGAAACACAAAGCGCTATTGTTACGGACAATAACGATTTTAACGGCCTGGGCCGCGTCCGCGTTAAGTTCCATTGGATGAACGGAGCCGAAAAAAGCCCCTGGATCCGCGTTACCACTCCACATGCCGGCGGCGGCAAGGGTATGTTCCTGATACCCGAAGTAGGGGAAGAAGTGATCGTAGGTTTTGAGGGCGATAGCGCTACCAAGCCCTATGTAGTGGGTGCCGTATACCACAGCCAGGCAAAGAACAGTTTTGGGAATGCAGGTAACGATGTAAAAGCCTTGCAAAGCCGGAGCGGTAACAAAATGATCCTGAACGACCAGGACGGCAGTGTGTTGATGCAGGATAAAAACGGTACCAGCATGACGATGGACGGGGCCGGTAAAATGGCGCACCAAAGCAGCCAGGAAATTTCCCTTACCTGCGGGCAAAGTTCTATTGTATTAAAACAGGATGGCACGATACTTATTAATGGAAAAGACATTACTACTACTGCCACGAACAATATCGCCAGCACCGCCACAAATAATATCTCCCATGACGCCATCAATATCGGGCTCACCGCTACCAGCAATTTCAGCGGAACGGCGCAAACGGTTAATATGACCGGGGTGCAGATGATGCAGTTGCTGGCCGCAGCGCTTACAGCACATGGCGCCAGTGAAAGCAATTTTACCGGTGGAAAAGTAAATATGTCATCGGAAGCCGGGGATGTTAACGTTTCCAGCTCCAGCCTTCTTAAATTGAATGCCTAA